A stretch of the Pygocentrus nattereri isolate fPygNat1 chromosome 29, fPygNat1.pri, whole genome shotgun sequence genome encodes the following:
- the LOC108442076 gene encoding ammonium transporter Rh type B-like isoform X2 has protein sequence MTKNSANLRVRLPALIFALEVMIIVLYAVFVTYDDHTNALLQTNMTKPMENAVYQDYPFFADIQMMIFIGFGCLLSFFQRYGFGGMVFNFLTATFAIQWAILIQGFFHFYYDGKIHLGVINLINAEFACAVVLISFGAVLGKTSPVQLLIMALLEVPVFGVAEWIVVKYLKINDAGGSILIHVFACYFGLGVTFILYRPSLNDGHSKECTSYQSDMLSVLGTLFLWVFWPSFNCALTLRGDDQHRAILHTFIGLSASTLTAFALSAMLNKNGKLSMADVQNVTLAGGVTVGASVDMMITPAAAYALGMLGCTACMLGYKYLSPFLARRLRVQDQCGIHNLHGLTGLISTVAAICGILWASEETYGPSLYETFSYRAPQKGDPQLAELQELIPGLKAGLGRTAKEQALYQLAALGSTIALAAVGGMLTGLLLKLPYLASPSDEFCFDDELFFNVPADYNQAPVAQDLGCTETQDKHVLGNERSTEI, from the exons atgacaaaaaattcCGCTAATTTAAGAGTGCGGCTTCCCGCTCTGATATTTGCCCTGGAAGTAATGATCATTGTAttatatgctgtctttgtaaccTACGATGACCACACCAACGCACTGCTGCAGACCAACATGACCAAGCCTATGGAGAACGCTGTGTACCAAGACTACCCCTTTTTTGCTGACATACAAATGATGATCTTCATTGGATTTGGctgccttctctccttctttcagcGGTATGGTTTTGGTGGAATGGTGTTTAATTTCCTAACAGCTACATTTGCCATCCAGTGGGCCATTTTGATCCAGGGCTTCTTCCATTTCTATTATGATGGGAAGATTCATCTGGGAGTGATAAACCTGATCAACGCAGAGTTTGCTTGTGCTGTGGTGCTAATCTCATTTGGAGCGGTGCTGGGGAAGACCAGTCCTGTTCAGTTATTA ATCATGGCCTTGTTGGAGGTTCCTGTGTTTGGCGTTGCGGAATGGATTGTGGTCAAGTACCTGAAGATCAATGATGCTGGTGGCTCCATTCTCATTCACGTGTTTGCTTGTTACTTTGGTCTGGGTGTCACCTTCATCCTATACAGACCAAGTCTGAATGATGGTCATTCCAAAGAATGTACCAGCTATCAATCTGACATGCTATCTGTGCTAGGTACCTTATTCCTCTGGGTATTCTGGCCCTCCTTCAATTGTGCTTTGACCCTGAGAGGAGATGACCAGCACAGAGCCATCCTCCACACTTTTATAGGCCTGAGTGCCTCCACACTAACTGCTTTTGCCCTCTCGGCCATGCTCAACAAAAATGGCAAGCTCAGCATGGCCGATGTACAGAACGTCACCTTGGCTGGTGGAGTTACTGTTGGTGCCTCAGTGGACATGATGATCACACCTGCTGCTGCTTATGCGCTAGGGATGCTAGGTTGTACCGCTTGCATGCTGGGATATAAGTACCTTAGTCCTTTCCTTGCACGACGGCTGCGTGTGCAGGACCAGTGTGGCATCCACAACCTTCACGGCTTAACGGGACTTATCTCAACTGTAGCTGCAATTTGTGGCATTCTGTGGGCCAGTGAGGAAACATATGGCCCCAGCCTGTATGAGACATTTTCTTATCGTGCACCTCAGAAGGGAGACCCTCAGCTGGCAGAACTGCAGGAATTGATTCCAGGATTGAAGGCGGGTTTGGGCCGCACTGCAAAGGAGCAAGCTTTGTACCAACTGGCTGCACTGGGAAGCACCATTGCTCTGGCTGCTGTGGGAGGTATGCTGACGGGACTGCTGCTCAAGCTACCATATCTCGCCTCCCCATCTGATGAGTTCTGCTTTGATGATGAGCTCTTCTTTAATGTTCCTGCAGATTATAATCAGGCACCTGTGGCACAGGACCTAGGGTGTACAGAGACACAGGACAAGCATGTCCTGGGTAATGAGCGCAGTACCGAAATCTAG
- the rbm39b gene encoding RNA-binding protein 39b: protein MADDFDIEAMLEAPYKKGDSKSSSANGHDESSKKKRRSRSRSTSADHHRSRSKDRKKSRDRRKSRSREKKRSRSKERRRSRSHERYGRYRGRKSPYLGPKFNGGPGGKIGPPTKQSRKRSRSRSPFKKDKSPVRQPIDNISAEERDARTVFCMQLAARIRPRDLEEFFSAVGKVHDVRIISDRYSRRSKGIAYVEFVESSSVPLAIGLTGQRVLGVPIIVQISQAEKNRAAAAMNLQKGGAGPMRLYVGSLHFNITEDMLRGIFEPFGRIESIQLMMDSETGRSKGYGFISFADAECAKKALEQLNGFELAGRPMKVGHVTERSDASSASSFLDNDELERTGIDLGTTGRLQLMARLAEGTGLQIPAAAKQALQMSGSLPFANLPGANPALIPSTGMNQAMNLPTQPLATHCLQLSNMFNPQSENEPGWDTEIKDDVIEECNKHGGIVHIYVDKNSPQGNVYVKCPTIPAAMAAVSALHGRWFAGKMITAAYVPLPTYHKLFPDAVTAIQLLMPTRR, encoded by the exons ATGGCTGACGACTTTGATATTGAGGCCATGCTCGAAGCTCCCTACAAGAAG GGTGACAGCAAGTCCTCTAGTGCCAATGGCCATGATGAAAGCAGCAAGAA GAAAAGACGCAGCCGGAGTCGAAGCACAAGCGCAGATCACCACAGAAGTAGAAGCAAGGATCGTAAGAAAAGCAGGGACCGTCGTAAGAGCCGCAGCCGCGAGAAAAAACGTTCTCGCAGTAAAGAACGCCGCCGCTCCCGTAGTCATGAGCGTTATGGGCGCTATCGCGGTCGCAAGAGCCCCTA TTTGGGGCCGAAATTTAACGGTGGTCCTGGAGGGAAGATTGGCCCACCCACCAAACAAAG tcGCAAACGCTCTCGAAGCAGAAGCCCCTTTAAGAAAGACAAGAGCCCAGTCAG GCAGCCAATCGATAATATCagtgcagaggagagagatgcTCGTACAGTATTTTGCATGCAGTTGGCTGCCAGAATTAGACCCCGAGACCTGGAGGAATTTTTCTCTGCTGTGGGGAAG GTGCATGATGTGAGAATAATTTCAGACAGGTACTCTCGCAGGTCTAAGGGTATTGCCTATGTTGAGTTTGTGGAGTCAAGTTCTGTGCCGCTCGCTATTGGGCTCACAGGACAGAGAGTGCTGGGAGTGCCCATCATCGTTCAGATCTCACAG gCTGAGAAGAACAGGGCAGCAGCCGCCATGAACTTGCAAAAAGGTGGTGCAGGGCCGATGCGCCTCTATGTGGGCTCTCTGCATTTTAACATCACTGAGGACATGCTCCGAGGCATCTTCGAGCCTTTTGGCAGG ATTGAAAGCATCCAGTTGATGATGGACAGCGAGACAGGCAGGTCAAAAGGTTATGGCTTCATATCT tttGCAGATGCAGAATGTGCCAAGAAGGCCCTGGAACAGCTGAATGGCTTTGAGCTGGCTGGCCGCCCAATGAAAGTGGGGCATGTGACGGAGCGCTCAGATGCCTCATCTGCCAGTTCCTTCCTGGACAACGATGAGCTGGAGAGAACGGGTATCGACCTGGGCACCACAGGCCGCCTGCAGCTCATGGCCCGACTTGCAGAGG GTACTGGGCTACAGATTCCTGCTGCTGCAAAACAGGCCCTGCAGATGAGTGGATCTCTTCCATTTGCTAACCTGCCTGGGG CGAACCCTGCTCTGATCCCCAGCACTGGAATGAACCAGGCTATGAACCTCCCCACTCAGCCACTGGCCACTCACTGCCTGCAGCTTTCCAACATGTTCAACCCGCAGTC AGAAAACGAGCCTGGCTGGGACACAGAAATTAAGGATGATGTCATTGAAGAGTGCAATAAACACGGAGGCATTGTTCACATATATGTAGACAAGAATTCTCCTCAA GGTAATGTGTATGTGAAGTGTCCCACCATTCCTGCCGCCATGGCTGCTGTCAGTGCCCTACACGGACGCTGGTTTGCAG GCAAAATGATCACAGCTGCCTATGTGCCCCTCCCCACTTATCACAAACTGTTCCCAGACGCAGTGACAGCTATACAGTTGTTGATGCCTACGCGTCGGTGA
- the LOC108442076 gene encoding ammonium transporter Rh type B-like isoform X3 — protein sequence MHHAQKLNEVIVKKSQEAKLVLLNMPGPPKNRTNMTKPMENAVYQDYPFFADIQMMIFIGFGCLLSFFQRYGFGGMVFNFLTATFAIQWAILIQGFFHFYYDGKIHLGVINLINAEFACAVVLISFGAVLGKTSPVQLLIMALLEVPVFGVAEWIVVKYLKINDAGGSILIHVFACYFGLGVTFILYRPSLNDGHSKECTSYQSDMLSVLGTLFLWVFWPSFNCALTLRGDDQHRAILHTFIGLSASTLTAFALSAMLNKNGKLSMADVQNVTLAGGVTVGASVDMMITPAAAYALGMLGCTACMLGYKYLSPFLARRLRVQDQCGIHNLHGLTGLISTVAAICGILWASEETYGPSLYETFSYRAPQKGDPQLAELQELIPGLKAGLGRTAKEQALYQLAALGSTIALAAVGGMLTGLLLKLPYLASPSDEFCFDDELFFNVPADYNQAPVAQDLGCTETQDKHVLGNERSTEI from the exons GACCAACATGACCAAGCCTATGGAGAACGCTGTGTACCAAGACTACCCCTTTTTTGCTGACATACAAATGATGATCTTCATTGGATTTGGctgccttctctccttctttcagcGGTATGGTTTTGGTGGAATGGTGTTTAATTTCCTAACAGCTACATTTGCCATCCAGTGGGCCATTTTGATCCAGGGCTTCTTCCATTTCTATTATGATGGGAAGATTCATCTGGGAGTGATAAACCTGATCAACGCAGAGTTTGCTTGTGCTGTGGTGCTAATCTCATTTGGAGCGGTGCTGGGGAAGACCAGTCCTGTTCAGTTATTA ATCATGGCCTTGTTGGAGGTTCCTGTGTTTGGCGTTGCGGAATGGATTGTGGTCAAGTACCTGAAGATCAATGATGCTGGTGGCTCCATTCTCATTCACGTGTTTGCTTGTTACTTTGGTCTGGGTGTCACCTTCATCCTATACAGACCAAGTCTGAATGATGGTCATTCCAAAGAATGTACCAGCTATCAATCTGACATGCTATCTGTGCTAGGTACCTTATTCCTCTGGGTATTCTGGCCCTCCTTCAATTGTGCTTTGACCCTGAGAGGAGATGACCAGCACAGAGCCATCCTCCACACTTTTATAGGCCTGAGTGCCTCCACACTAACTGCTTTTGCCCTCTCGGCCATGCTCAACAAAAATGGCAAGCTCAGCATGGCCGATGTACAGAACGTCACCTTGGCTGGTGGAGTTACTGTTGGTGCCTCAGTGGACATGATGATCACACCTGCTGCTGCTTATGCGCTAGGGATGCTAGGTTGTACCGCTTGCATGCTGGGATATAAGTACCTTAGTCCTTTCCTTGCACGACGGCTGCGTGTGCAGGACCAGTGTGGCATCCACAACCTTCACGGCTTAACGGGACTTATCTCAACTGTAGCTGCAATTTGTGGCATTCTGTGGGCCAGTGAGGAAACATATGGCCCCAGCCTGTATGAGACATTTTCTTATCGTGCACCTCAGAAGGGAGACCCTCAGCTGGCAGAACTGCAGGAATTGATTCCAGGATTGAAGGCGGGTTTGGGCCGCACTGCAAAGGAGCAAGCTTTGTACCAACTGGCTGCACTGGGAAGCACCATTGCTCTGGCTGCTGTGGGAGGTATGCTGACGGGACTGCTGCTCAAGCTACCATATCTCGCCTCCCCATCTGATGAGTTCTGCTTTGATGATGAGCTCTTCTTTAATGTTCCTGCAGATTATAATCAGGCACCTGTGGCACAGGACCTAGGGTGTACAGAGACACAGGACAAGCATGTCCTGGGTAATGAGCGCAGTACCGAAATCTAG